From a single Lonchura striata isolate bLonStr1 chromosome 13, bLonStr1.mat, whole genome shotgun sequence genomic region:
- the CBFA2T3 gene encoding protein CBFA2T3 isoform X2: MPDSPADVKTQARSSPPAMPPPAAAQGATRQPSLTPGTVMNGSSHSPTAINGAPSTPNGFSNGPATSSSASLSTHQLPPACGARQLSKLKRFLTTLQQFGNDISPEIGERVRTLVLGLVNSTLTIEEFHAKLQEATNFPLRPFVIPFLKANLPLLQRELLHCARMAKQSPAQYLAQHEQLLLDANASSPIDSSELLLEVGESGKRRTPDRTKENGLDRDPLHPEHLSKRPCTMSPAQRYSPSNGLSHPPNGLGHPAAGPPLPQHYRLEDMAMAHHYRDSYRHPDPRELRERPRPAAVHGTRQEEVIDHRLTDREWAEEWKHLNNLLNCIMDMVEKTRRSLTVLRRCQEADREELNHWIRRYSDAEDMKKGSPPSARPHNSSSAATEAPQLDAHRDFAPRPLSGYMPEEIWRKAEEAVNEVKRQAMSELQKAVSDAERKAHELITTERAKMERALAEAKRQASEDALTVINQQEDSSESCWNCGRKASETCSGCNTARYCGSFCQHKDWEKHHHVCGQTLQGLPGPGAPGPGQPDGVPAVAGSPGEPGSVAVSRAGTPATPAPLDSASR, from the exons ATGCCCGACTCGCCGGCCGACGTGAAGACGCAGGCCCGCTCCTCGCCGCCCGCCatgccgccgcccgccgccgcgcaGGGAGCCACGCGCCAGCCCTCCCTCACGCCTGGCACCG TGATGAACGGGAGCAGCCACTCGCCAACCGCCATCAACGGGGCTCCGTCCACCCCCAACGGGTTCAGCAACGGGCCGGCCACCTCCTCCAGCGCCTCCCTGTCCACCCACCAGCTCCCTCCGGCCTGCGGTGCCCGCCAGCTCTCCAAGCTCAAGCGCTTCCTCACCACCCTGCAGCAGTTCGGGAACGACATCTCCCCCGAGATCGGGGAGCGGGTGCGCACCCTCGTCCTGGGGCTCGTG AACTCCACCCTCACCATCGAGGAGTTTCACGCCAAGCTCCAAGAAGCCACCAACTTCCCGCTGCGACCCTTCGTCATCCCCTTCCTCAAG GCCAACCTGCCGCTGCTGCAGCGGGAGCTGCTGCACTGCGCCCGCATGGCCAAGCAGAGCCCGGCCCAGTACCTGGCGCAGCacgagcagctgctgctggacgcCAACGCCTCCTCTCCCATCGACTCCTCCGAGCTGCTCCTGGAGGTGGGCGAGAGCGGCAAGAGGAGGACGCCAGACAG GACCAAAGAGAACGGTTTGGACCGAGACCCCCTGCACCCCGAGCACCTCAGCAAGCGGCCGTGCACCATGAGCCCCGCGCAGCGCTACAGCCCCAGCAACGGGCTGAGCCACCCCCCGAACGGGCTGGGGCaccccgccgccggccccccGCTACCCCAGCACTACCGCCTGGAGGACATGGCCATGGCACACCACTACCGGGACTCGTACCGGCACCCCGACCCCCGGGAGCTCCGCGAGCGCCCGCGGCCCGCCG CCGTGCACGGGACGCGGCAGGAGGAGGTGATCGACCACCGGCTCACGGACCGCGAGTGGGCGGAGGAGTGGAAGCACCTCAACAAC CTGCTGAACTGCATCATGGACATGGTGGAGAAGACGCGGCGGTCGCTGACGGTGCTGCGGCGGTGCCAGGAGGCCGATCGCGAGGAGCTCAACCACTGGATCCGGCGCTACAGCGACGCCGAGGACATGAAGAAAGGCAGCCCCCCCTCCGCACGCCCCCACAACTCCTCCTCGGCCGCCACCGAGGCTCCCCAGTTAG ACGCTCACCGGGACTTCGCGCCGCGGCCGCTCTCCGGGTACATGCCCGAGGAGATCTGGAGGAAGGCTG aagAAGCCGTGAACGAGGTGAAGCGCCAGGCCATGTCCGAGCTGCAGAAGGCCGTGTCGGACGCCGAGCGGAAAGCCCACGAGCTGATCACCACGGAGCGCGCCAAGATGGAACGGGCCCTGGCCGAGGCCAAGCGCCAGGCGTCCGAGGATGCCCTCACCGTCATCAATCAGCAGGAGGACTCCAGCGAG AGCTGCTGGAACTGCGGGCGCAAGGCGAGCGAGACGTGCAGCGGCTGCAACACCGCGCGCTACTGCGGCTCCTTCTGCCAGCACAAGGATTGGGAGAAGCACCACCACGTCTGCGGGCAGACCCTGCAGGGGCTGCCGGGCCCCGGCgcccccgggccgggccagcCCGACGGGGTCCCCGCCGTGGCCGGCAGCCCCGGCGAGCCGGGCTCGGTGGCCGTGTCCCGCGCCGGCACCCCGGCCACGCCGGCGCCGCTGGACAGCGCGTCCCGCTGA
- the CBFA2T3 gene encoding protein CBFA2T3 isoform X1: MPDSPADVKTQARSSPPAMPPPAAAQGATRQPSLTPGTDRDAGPPTFLPRGRFHGCLKWSMVCLLMNGSSHSPTAINGAPSTPNGFSNGPATSSSASLSTHQLPPACGARQLSKLKRFLTTLQQFGNDISPEIGERVRTLVLGLVNSTLTIEEFHAKLQEATNFPLRPFVIPFLKANLPLLQRELLHCARMAKQSPAQYLAQHEQLLLDANASSPIDSSELLLEVGESGKRRTPDRTKENGLDRDPLHPEHLSKRPCTMSPAQRYSPSNGLSHPPNGLGHPAAGPPLPQHYRLEDMAMAHHYRDSYRHPDPRELRERPRPAAVHGTRQEEVIDHRLTDREWAEEWKHLNNLLNCIMDMVEKTRRSLTVLRRCQEADREELNHWIRRYSDAEDMKKGSPPSARPHNSSSAATEAPQLDAHRDFAPRPLSGYMPEEIWRKAEEAVNEVKRQAMSELQKAVSDAERKAHELITTERAKMERALAEAKRQASEDALTVINQQEDSSESCWNCGRKASETCSGCNTARYCGSFCQHKDWEKHHHVCGQTLQGLPGPGAPGPGQPDGVPAVAGSPGEPGSVAVSRAGTPATPAPLDSASR, translated from the exons ATGCCCGACTCGCCGGCCGACGTGAAGACGCAGGCCCGCTCCTCGCCGCCCGCCatgccgccgcccgccgccgcgcaGGGAGCCACGCGCCAGCCCTCCCTCACGCCTGGCACCG ATCGAGACGCTGGCCCTCCGACGTTTCTGCCTCGCGGCCGTTTTCATGGTTGCTTGAAATGGTCGATGGTCTGTCTTT TGATGAACGGGAGCAGCCACTCGCCAACCGCCATCAACGGGGCTCCGTCCACCCCCAACGGGTTCAGCAACGGGCCGGCCACCTCCTCCAGCGCCTCCCTGTCCACCCACCAGCTCCCTCCGGCCTGCGGTGCCCGCCAGCTCTCCAAGCTCAAGCGCTTCCTCACCACCCTGCAGCAGTTCGGGAACGACATCTCCCCCGAGATCGGGGAGCGGGTGCGCACCCTCGTCCTGGGGCTCGTG AACTCCACCCTCACCATCGAGGAGTTTCACGCCAAGCTCCAAGAAGCCACCAACTTCCCGCTGCGACCCTTCGTCATCCCCTTCCTCAAG GCCAACCTGCCGCTGCTGCAGCGGGAGCTGCTGCACTGCGCCCGCATGGCCAAGCAGAGCCCGGCCCAGTACCTGGCGCAGCacgagcagctgctgctggacgcCAACGCCTCCTCTCCCATCGACTCCTCCGAGCTGCTCCTGGAGGTGGGCGAGAGCGGCAAGAGGAGGACGCCAGACAG GACCAAAGAGAACGGTTTGGACCGAGACCCCCTGCACCCCGAGCACCTCAGCAAGCGGCCGTGCACCATGAGCCCCGCGCAGCGCTACAGCCCCAGCAACGGGCTGAGCCACCCCCCGAACGGGCTGGGGCaccccgccgccggccccccGCTACCCCAGCACTACCGCCTGGAGGACATGGCCATGGCACACCACTACCGGGACTCGTACCGGCACCCCGACCCCCGGGAGCTCCGCGAGCGCCCGCGGCCCGCCG CCGTGCACGGGACGCGGCAGGAGGAGGTGATCGACCACCGGCTCACGGACCGCGAGTGGGCGGAGGAGTGGAAGCACCTCAACAAC CTGCTGAACTGCATCATGGACATGGTGGAGAAGACGCGGCGGTCGCTGACGGTGCTGCGGCGGTGCCAGGAGGCCGATCGCGAGGAGCTCAACCACTGGATCCGGCGCTACAGCGACGCCGAGGACATGAAGAAAGGCAGCCCCCCCTCCGCACGCCCCCACAACTCCTCCTCGGCCGCCACCGAGGCTCCCCAGTTAG ACGCTCACCGGGACTTCGCGCCGCGGCCGCTCTCCGGGTACATGCCCGAGGAGATCTGGAGGAAGGCTG aagAAGCCGTGAACGAGGTGAAGCGCCAGGCCATGTCCGAGCTGCAGAAGGCCGTGTCGGACGCCGAGCGGAAAGCCCACGAGCTGATCACCACGGAGCGCGCCAAGATGGAACGGGCCCTGGCCGAGGCCAAGCGCCAGGCGTCCGAGGATGCCCTCACCGTCATCAATCAGCAGGAGGACTCCAGCGAG AGCTGCTGGAACTGCGGGCGCAAGGCGAGCGAGACGTGCAGCGGCTGCAACACCGCGCGCTACTGCGGCTCCTTCTGCCAGCACAAGGATTGGGAGAAGCACCACCACGTCTGCGGGCAGACCCTGCAGGGGCTGCCGGGCCCCGGCgcccccgggccgggccagcCCGACGGGGTCCCCGCCGTGGCCGGCAGCCCCGGCGAGCCGGGCTCGGTGGCCGTGTCCCGCGCCGGCACCCCGGCCACGCCGGCGCCGCTGGACAGCGCGTCCCGCTGA